Proteins encoded by one window of Pseudonocardia sp. HH130629-09:
- a CDS encoding SDR family NAD(P)-dependent oxidoreductase, producing MELEIEMEAVMTEPTGPGAGDVAVVTGANSGIGFEIARGLLAAGLTVYIGARDAARGADAVAALGAGARPLALEVTDAASVAAAAAAVERVDLLVNNAGVSDSFATAPESTAEDLRRVYEVNVFGVVTVTNAFLPALRRSAHPRILNVSSGTGSLTWSTGPNRQFDHRSGGGAAAYRSSKTALNALTVSYAQSLADAGVAVNALAPGLRATNLNARAATSAGDPAEAAAGAVRLLLAPDGGPTGTFVDWTGEPVPW from the coding sequence ATGGAGTTGGAGATCGAGATGGAGGCCGTCATGACCGAGCCGACCGGACCGGGTGCGGGCGACGTCGCCGTCGTCACCGGCGCGAACAGCGGGATCGGGTTCGAGATCGCCCGCGGACTGCTGGCCGCGGGACTCACCGTGTACATCGGAGCGCGCGACGCCGCCCGCGGTGCCGACGCGGTCGCCGCACTCGGTGCGGGCGCCCGGCCGCTCGCGCTGGAGGTGACCGATGCGGCCTCGGTCGCGGCGGCGGCCGCCGCCGTCGAACGGGTGGACCTGCTGGTGAACAACGCCGGGGTGAGCGACTCGTTCGCGACGGCCCCGGAGTCGACCGCCGAGGACCTGCGCCGGGTCTACGAGGTGAACGTGTTCGGCGTCGTCACGGTGACCAACGCGTTCCTGCCCGCGCTGCGGCGCTCGGCTCATCCACGGATCCTCAACGTCTCCAGCGGGACCGGGTCGCTGACCTGGAGCACCGGCCCGAACCGGCAGTTCGACCACCGCTCGGGCGGGGGCGCGGCGGCCTACCGGTCGTCGAAGACGGCCCTGAACGCGCTCACCGTGTCCTACGCCCAGTCGCTCGCCGACGCCGGGGTCGCGGTGAACGCGCTGGCCCCGGGGCTGCGGGCGACCAACCTCAACGCCCGCGCGGCCACGTCCGCCGGGGACCCGGCCGAGGCCGCCGCCGGCGCGGTGCGGCTCCTGCTGGCCCCCGACGGCGGCCCGACCGGCACCTTCGTCGACTGGACGGGCGAGCCGGTCCCCTGGTGA
- a CDS encoding cobalt-precorrin-6A reductase: protein MSAPRTVLVLGGTTEGRAAAAALAVRDDVRVVSSLAGAVRSPALPDGEVRIGGFGGADGLAAHLRAERVAAVLDATHPFASTMTANAAAACAGTGVPLVVLRRPGWTPGPGDRWHRVPSVAAAAAALPDLLPGPAGRVLLTTGRGGLAHFADVDAAFWIRAVDPPDGPLPARHELLLDRGPFALDDERALFDAVVPHVLVTKDSGGAATAPKLAAARERGVAVLLVDRPSLPGGVAVESTVEAALARLLGD from the coding sequence GTGAGTGCTCCCCGCACGGTGCTGGTCCTCGGCGGTACGACCGAGGGCCGTGCCGCGGCCGCCGCGCTGGCCGTCCGTGACGACGTCCGGGTCGTGTCGTCGCTGGCCGGGGCCGTGCGCAGCCCGGCCCTGCCCGACGGCGAGGTCCGGATCGGCGGGTTCGGCGGCGCCGACGGGCTGGCCGCGCACCTGCGTGCCGAGCGGGTGGCGGCGGTGCTCGACGCCACCCATCCGTTCGCGTCGACGATGACCGCGAACGCTGCCGCCGCCTGCGCGGGCACCGGGGTGCCGCTGGTCGTGCTGCGCCGGCCGGGCTGGACGCCCGGGCCGGGGGACCGGTGGCACCGGGTCCCCTCGGTCGCCGCCGCGGCGGCCGCGCTGCCCGACCTGCTCCCCGGCCCCGCCGGGCGGGTCCTGCTCACGACCGGCCGCGGGGGACTGGCGCACTTCGCCGATGTCGACGCGGCGTTCTGGATCCGGGCGGTCGACCCGCCCGACGGCCCGCTGCCCGCCCGGCACGAGCTGCTGCTCGACCGGGGCCCGTTCGCCCTCGACGACGAGCGCGCTCTGTTCGACGCCGTCGTCCCGCACGTGCTGGTCACCAAGGACTCCGGCGGCGCGGCGACCGCACCGAAGCTCGCCGCGGCCCGGGAGCGCGGGGTGGCGGTCCTGCTCGTCGACCGGCCGTCGCTGCCCGGTGGGGTCGCGGTGGAGTCCACAGTGGAGGCGGCTCTGGCCCGGCTGCTCGGGGACTGA
- a CDS encoding haloacid dehalogenase type II has product MAITTVVFDVNETLSDLTPMGARFAALGAPESLGPLWFAATLREGMAQAAGGELTTFAELATATAAGLLRRHGVADPDRGARHVVDGFLELPVRDDVHGGVAALRAAGLRLVTVSNGAASVAERLLGDHGLREQFDAVLSVEDAGIWKPAPESYRYALRACEVDAGEAVMVAVHPWDLHGAARVGMATAWLDRHGDTWPGYLTPPTFTVGALPELSGHLA; this is encoded by the coding sequence ATGGCGATCACGACCGTGGTGTTCGACGTCAACGAGACCCTGTCGGACCTGACACCGATGGGGGCCCGGTTCGCCGCGCTGGGCGCACCGGAGTCGCTCGGGCCCCTGTGGTTCGCCGCGACCCTGCGCGAGGGCATGGCGCAGGCCGCGGGCGGGGAGCTGACGACCTTCGCCGAGCTGGCGACGGCGACCGCGGCCGGGCTGCTGCGCCGGCACGGGGTCGCCGACCCCGACCGGGGCGCCCGGCACGTCGTCGACGGATTTCTGGAGCTGCCGGTGCGCGACGACGTGCACGGCGGGGTCGCGGCGCTGCGGGCCGCGGGGCTGCGGCTGGTGACGGTGTCGAACGGCGCCGCATCGGTGGCCGAGCGGTTGCTCGGCGACCACGGGCTGCGCGAGCAGTTCGACGCCGTGCTGTCGGTCGAGGACGCCGGGATCTGGAAGCCGGCCCCGGAGTCCTACCGGTACGCGCTGCGGGCCTGCGAGGTCGACGCGGGCGAGGCGGTGATGGTCGCGGTGCACCCGTGGGACCTGCACGGCGCCGCCCGGGTCGGGATGGCGACGGCCTGGCTGGACCGCCACGGCGACACCTGGCCCGGGTACCTCACCCCGCCGACCTTCACCGTCGGCGCGCTGCCGGAGCTCTCCGGCCACCTGGCCTGA
- a CDS encoding ROK family protein, with protein sequence MTQPGSGTRPDDARRHNRAVLLRRLHVEGPCTRATLAGELGLNRSTIKAVVDGLAEAGVVTEAVPARRSGAGRPSLLVLPDPQAAVVLAVDIRVEQVALAMVGIGGQILGRHSWNLHRTTRLPGEVITHLAESAALLRDELGVAEQAVGVSVPGVVRRSDGFVHEAPNLGWRDVDLGTRLAAVLARPVQVANDAEAGALAEHLRGIGRDVADMVYLSADVGVGGGVVSGGTPLRGTGGYVGELGHLMVRPDGRECFCGSHGCWETEVGEPALCRALGLPEDTPRGVLVAELRDLAAVPGRADRPLADYAGWMTAGLVTVVNMLAPELVVLGDLFGALPPSVVERVGSELRRRSLVSRATGGTRLAVSPLGRDGALVGAAEIAFEPVLAAV encoded by the coding sequence ATGACCCAGCCCGGATCGGGGACCCGACCCGACGACGCGCGCCGGCACAACCGGGCCGTCCTGTTGCGTCGGCTGCACGTCGAGGGACCCTGCACCCGCGCGACGCTGGCCGGTGAGCTCGGCCTCAACCGCAGCACGATCAAGGCGGTGGTGGACGGGCTCGCCGAGGCGGGCGTCGTCACCGAGGCCGTCCCGGCCCGGCGCTCGGGGGCCGGGCGGCCGTCGCTGCTGGTGCTGCCCGACCCGCAGGCGGCGGTGGTGCTCGCCGTCGACATACGGGTCGAGCAGGTGGCGCTGGCGATGGTCGGCATCGGCGGCCAGATCCTCGGGCGGCACAGCTGGAACCTGCACCGCACCACCCGGCTGCCCGGCGAGGTGATCACCCACCTCGCCGAGTCCGCCGCCCTGCTCCGCGACGAGCTGGGCGTCGCCGAGCAGGCGGTCGGGGTGTCGGTGCCCGGCGTCGTCCGGCGCTCCGACGGCTTCGTTCACGAGGCACCCAACCTCGGCTGGCGCGACGTCGACCTGGGCACCCGGCTCGCCGCCGTCCTGGCCCGGCCGGTGCAGGTTGCCAACGACGCCGAGGCCGGAGCACTCGCCGAGCACCTGCGCGGGATCGGCCGCGACGTCGCCGACATGGTCTACCTGTCCGCCGACGTCGGCGTGGGCGGCGGCGTCGTGTCCGGCGGGACGCCGCTGCGCGGCACCGGCGGCTATGTCGGCGAGCTCGGGCACCTCATGGTCCGACCGGACGGACGGGAGTGCTTCTGCGGCTCGCACGGATGCTGGGAGACCGAGGTCGGCGAGCCCGCGCTGTGCCGCGCACTGGGGCTGCCCGAGGACACCCCGCGCGGGGTGCTCGTCGCCGAGTTGCGCGACCTGGCCGCGGTACCGGGCCGGGCCGACCGGCCGCTGGCGGACTACGCCGGATGGATGACCGCCGGGCTCGTCACGGTGGTGAACATGCTGGCCCCGGAACTCGTCGTGCTGGGGGACCTGTTCGGGGCGCTGCCGCCGTCGGTCGTCGAACGGGTCGGCTCCGAGCTGCGCCGGCGCAGCCTGGTCAGCCGGGCCACGGGCGGGACCCGGCTCGCGGTGTCCCCGCTCGGCCGCGACGGCGCGCTGGTCGGCGCGGCCGAGATCGCGTTCGAGCCGGTGCTGGCGGCGGTCTGA
- a CDS encoding ATP-binding cassette domain-containing protein: MADPILSLRGVSKSFGAVQVLHDVDLTVRAGEVTALVGDNGAGKSTLVKCVAGIHPIDSGEVLFEGAPVTVAGPSDAAKLGIEVVYQDLALADNLDIVQNMFLGRERGRSWMLDEGSMEQAARDTLASLSVRTVTSVRTPVASLSGGQRQTVAIAKAVLWDSRVVLLDEPTAALGVAQTRQVLDLVRRLAEQGLGVVLISHNMADVFEVSDRIACLYLGRMVAQVPTREVTHSDVVQLITAGRSGELGLPRPEQAVS, translated from the coding sequence GTGGCCGACCCCATCCTCTCCCTGCGCGGTGTGTCCAAGAGCTTCGGCGCCGTGCAGGTCCTGCACGACGTCGACCTGACCGTGCGCGCCGGCGAGGTCACCGCGCTCGTCGGCGACAACGGCGCGGGAAAGTCCACCCTGGTCAAGTGCGTCGCGGGGATCCACCCGATCGACTCCGGCGAGGTGCTGTTCGAGGGGGCGCCGGTGACCGTCGCCGGCCCGTCGGACGCCGCGAAGCTCGGCATCGAGGTCGTCTACCAGGACCTCGCGCTCGCCGACAACCTCGACATCGTCCAGAACATGTTCCTCGGCCGCGAGCGCGGCCGCTCCTGGATGCTCGACGAGGGCTCGATGGAGCAGGCCGCCCGCGACACCCTCGCGTCGCTCTCGGTCCGCACCGTCACCTCGGTCCGGACCCCGGTCGCGTCGCTGTCCGGCGGGCAGCGCCAGACCGTCGCGATCGCCAAGGCGGTGCTCTGGGACTCGCGCGTCGTGCTGCTCGACGAGCCGACCGCGGCGCTCGGCGTCGCCCAGACCCGCCAGGTGCTCGACCTCGTGCGACGGCTGGCCGAGCAGGGCCTCGGCGTCGTGCTCATCAGCCACAACATGGCCGACGTCTTCGAGGTGTCCGACCGGATCGCCTGCCTCTACCTCGGCCGGATGGTCGCGCAGGTCCCGACCCGCGAGGTCACCCACTCCGACGTCGTCCAGCTCATCACCGCGGGCCGCTCCGGCGAGCTCGGGCTGCCGCGGCCCGAGCAGGCGGTGTCCTGA
- a CDS encoding sugar ABC transporter substrate-binding protein: MGARNTGRGPRLRRAVAAAGLGLLLAVAGCGQNSAGGGGDTAGGGSGGSGGGVKVGVILPETDSSARWEGFDKPMLDAALRAEGMDPDIQNAQGDEQKFSTLADGMISSGVKVMIIASISSDGGTAVAQKAKAQGIPVIDYDRLNLGGVSDYYVSFDNEKVGALQGEGLVQGIGNKPGAQVIEIEGAPTDNNATLFYNGQQTVLKPQYESGALKLVQSQKIDKWDNQVGGTTFEQILTGNGGKVDGVVAANDGLAGAIVTVLAKYGLNGKVVVTGQDATADGLAAILRGDQYMTVFKPIEQEAQAAAKLAGALAKGDTAAADGVATQTVKDPKGNRDVKSLLLEPQLITKDSVKKVTDAGYVKASEICNAETQAACGQLGIK; this comes from the coding sequence ATGGGGGCACGGAACACGGGGCGCGGTCCCCGGCTGCGTCGGGCGGTCGCGGCGGCGGGCCTCGGCCTGCTGCTGGCCGTCGCGGGCTGCGGACAGAACAGCGCGGGCGGCGGCGGGGACACCGCCGGCGGTGGCTCCGGCGGGTCCGGCGGCGGGGTGAAGGTCGGGGTGATCCTCCCCGAGACCGACTCCTCGGCCCGCTGGGAGGGGTTCGACAAGCCCATGCTGGACGCGGCGCTGCGCGCCGAGGGCATGGACCCCGACATCCAGAACGCCCAGGGCGACGAGCAGAAGTTCTCCACCCTGGCCGACGGCATGATCTCCAGCGGCGTCAAGGTCATGATCATCGCCTCGATCAGCAGCGACGGCGGCACCGCCGTCGCCCAGAAGGCGAAGGCCCAGGGCATCCCGGTCATCGACTACGACCGGCTCAACCTCGGCGGCGTCAGCGACTACTACGTCTCCTTCGACAACGAGAAGGTCGGCGCCCTGCAGGGCGAGGGCCTGGTCCAGGGCATCGGCAACAAGCCGGGCGCCCAGGTCATCGAGATCGAGGGCGCGCCGACCGACAACAACGCGACCCTGTTCTACAACGGCCAGCAGACCGTGCTGAAGCCCCAGTACGAGTCCGGGGCCCTGAAGCTGGTGCAGAGCCAGAAGATCGACAAGTGGGACAACCAGGTCGGCGGCACCACCTTCGAGCAGATCCTCACCGGCAACGGCGGCAAGGTCGACGGCGTCGTCGCCGCCAACGACGGCCTCGCCGGCGCCATCGTCACGGTGCTGGCCAAGTACGGCCTGAACGGCAAGGTCGTGGTCACCGGCCAGGACGCCACCGCCGACGGGCTCGCCGCGATCCTGCGCGGGGACCAGTACATGACGGTGTTCAAGCCGATCGAGCAGGAGGCGCAGGCCGCCGCGAAGCTCGCCGGCGCCCTGGCCAAGGGCGACACCGCGGCCGCCGACGGCGTCGCCACCCAGACGGTCAAGGACCCGAAGGGCAACCGTGACGTCAAGTCGCTGCTGCTCGAGCCGCAGCTGATCACCAAAGACTCGGTCAAGAAGGTCACCGACGCCGGCTACGTCAAGGCCTCGGAGATCTGCAACGCCGAGACCCAGGCCGCCTGCGGCCAGCTCGGCATCAAGTAG
- a CDS encoding ABC transporter ATP-binding protein, with translation MKVVVRDLSVSYGDLPVLSGVSLDVAPGEFVSLVGPSGCGKSTLFGALAGILDGATVTGDIEVDGGPVRGAPFGLMPQQDLLFPWRTVLDNTALGLEVARVPRREARERARALFEPFGLAGFEDARPGELSGGMRQRAALLRTVVAGRQVLLLDEPFGALDALTRTAMQDWLESVRARYGWTTVLITHDVREAALLSDRVLVFSPRPATVVRELVVDSGRPRSRTDPALAAVEADLLDTLRG, from the coding sequence GTGAAGGTCGTGGTGCGCGACCTGTCGGTGTCCTACGGCGACCTGCCGGTGCTGTCCGGGGTGAGCCTGGACGTCGCGCCGGGGGAGTTCGTGTCGCTCGTCGGGCCCTCGGGATGCGGCAAGTCGACGCTGTTCGGGGCGCTGGCGGGCATCCTCGACGGGGCGACGGTGACCGGCGACATCGAGGTCGACGGCGGCCCGGTGCGCGGTGCCCCGTTCGGTCTGATGCCCCAACAGGACCTGCTGTTCCCGTGGCGCACGGTCCTCGACAACACCGCCCTCGGCCTGGAGGTCGCCCGCGTGCCGCGCCGCGAGGCCCGCGAGCGCGCCCGCGCGCTGTTCGAGCCGTTCGGGCTGGCCGGCTTCGAGGATGCCCGCCCGGGCGAGCTCTCGGGCGGCATGCGCCAGCGCGCGGCGCTGCTGCGCACCGTCGTCGCAGGCCGGCAGGTGCTGCTGCTCGACGAGCCGTTCGGCGCGCTGGACGCGCTCACCCGGACCGCGATGCAGGACTGGCTGGAGTCGGTGCGCGCCCGCTACGGCTGGACGACGGTCCTGATCACCCACGACGTGCGGGAGGCGGCCCTGCTCTCGGACCGGGTGCTGGTGTTCTCGCCGCGCCCGGCGACGGTGGTGCGGGAGCTCGTCGTCGACTCCGGGCGCCCGCGCAGCCGTACCGACCCGGCGCTGGCCGCGGTCGAGGCGGACCTGCTGGACACCCTGCGCGGCTGA
- a CDS encoding ABC transporter permease, whose product MTRRLWPAAALVTALLLTWQVAVTVAGTRPQVLPSPLRVVEQGWAFRAELWTNTLPTIQVTLIGFTVSMALAWAAAVAVDFSPWLRRALTPLLVASQTLPVVAIAPLLIIWFGFGLLPKVLVIALVTFFPVAVGLIEGFAETDRAATALLRSMGASRWQRFRYVRLPGALPSFFTALRIAITYAVTGAIFAEYVGARAGLGIFMQLQKNQFRTDLVLAAVGVTAVLSVTLFALTFLLQRLVTPWYVADHDGGGAR is encoded by the coding sequence GTGACCCGCCGGCTGTGGCCGGCCGCCGCGCTGGTCACCGCGCTGCTGCTCACCTGGCAGGTCGCGGTCACCGTCGCCGGCACCCGGCCCCAGGTGCTGCCCTCGCCGCTGCGGGTGGTCGAGCAGGGCTGGGCGTTCCGGGCCGAGCTCTGGACGAACACCCTCCCGACGATCCAGGTGACGCTGATCGGGTTCACCGTCTCGATGGCGCTGGCCTGGGCCGCGGCGGTCGCGGTGGACTTCTCGCCCTGGCTGCGGCGGGCGCTGACCCCCCTCCTGGTGGCCTCGCAGACACTGCCGGTGGTCGCGATCGCCCCGCTGCTCATCATCTGGTTCGGCTTCGGCCTGCTGCCGAAGGTGCTGGTCATCGCGCTGGTGACGTTCTTCCCGGTGGCGGTCGGGCTGATCGAGGGCTTCGCCGAGACCGACCGCGCCGCGACCGCCCTGCTGCGGTCGATGGGTGCCTCGCGCTGGCAGCGGTTCCGCTACGTGCGGTTGCCGGGGGCGCTGCCGTCGTTCTTCACGGCGCTGCGGATCGCGATCACCTACGCGGTGACCGGGGCCATCTTCGCCGAGTACGTCGGCGCCCGGGCCGGCCTGGGGATCTTCATGCAGCTCCAGAAGAACCAGTTCCGCACCGACCTGGTGCTCGCCGCGGTCGGCGTCACCGCCGTGTTGTCGGTGACGTTGTTCGCACTGACCTTCCTGCTCCAGCGCCTGGTCACGCCCTGGTACGTGGCCGACCACGACGGAGGAGGTGCGCGGTGA
- a CDS encoding ABC transporter substrate-binding protein, whose product MLSRALRPLAVVLALALALSGCAAGDGSGAAAGGGPIRVALDWTPNTNHIGLFAAQQAGYFRDAGLDVEFLPYNQTSPDTLVGSGAADFGVGFQDSFTFSKAAGADITSVMAILQHWATEIAVRADRSDLTRPRDLDGKVYAGFGGPGENQKMQAVIRADGGRGDFRTEVLSTAAYEALYSGQADFTEPFVNVEGIEAQLRGEPIRTFRYTDYGFPDSYNVLLLGNSTWLRDNPDTARRFVQAVQKGYVLAAQDPATAARMLKEANPGAFTSDELVDRGAQMLSERFLRDAQGRVGFQTPQQWAGFSGFLYDTGTVAGPDGAPVRQKPDFSTWFTNDYLAP is encoded by the coding sequence GTGCTGTCACGTGCTCTCCGTCCACTGGCCGTCGTGCTGGCGCTCGCGCTCGCCCTGTCCGGCTGCGCCGCGGGCGACGGTTCCGGGGCCGCGGCCGGGGGCGGGCCGATCCGCGTCGCGCTGGACTGGACGCCGAACACCAACCACATCGGGCTGTTCGCCGCCCAGCAGGCGGGCTACTTCCGCGACGCGGGTCTCGACGTCGAGTTCCTGCCCTACAACCAGACCTCGCCGGACACCCTGGTCGGCTCGGGCGCCGCGGACTTCGGCGTCGGCTTCCAGGACTCGTTCACCTTCTCCAAGGCCGCGGGTGCCGACATCACCTCGGTGATGGCGATCCTGCAGCACTGGGCCACCGAGATCGCCGTGCGCGCCGACCGCTCCGACCTCACGCGGCCGCGCGACCTCGACGGGAAGGTCTACGCCGGGTTCGGCGGGCCCGGCGAGAACCAGAAGATGCAGGCCGTGATCCGGGCCGACGGCGGGCGCGGCGACTTCCGCACCGAGGTGCTGTCCACCGCCGCCTACGAGGCGCTCTACTCGGGGCAGGCCGACTTCACCGAGCCGTTCGTCAACGTCGAGGGGATCGAGGCGCAGCTGCGGGGCGAGCCGATTCGTACCTTCCGCTACACCGACTACGGCTTCCCGGACTCCTACAACGTGCTGCTGCTGGGCAACTCGACCTGGCTGCGGGACAACCCGGACACCGCCCGGAGGTTCGTGCAGGCCGTCCAGAAGGGCTACGTGCTGGCCGCGCAGGACCCGGCGACGGCGGCGCGGATGCTGAAGGAGGCCAACCCCGGCGCGTTCACCTCCGACGAGCTGGTCGACCGGGGCGCGCAGATGCTCAGCGAGCGCTTCCTGCGCGACGCGCAGGGCCGCGTCGGGTTCCAGACCCCGCAGCAGTGGGCCGGCTTCTCCGGGTTCCTCTACGACACCGGCACCGTCGCAGGGCCGGACGGGGCCCCGGTGCGGCAGAAGCCGGACTTCTCGACCTGGTTCACCAACGACTACCTGGCACCGTGA